The following DNA comes from Nilaparvata lugens isolate BPH unplaced genomic scaffold, ASM1435652v1 scaffold11074, whole genome shotgun sequence.
acaccagatttttatatagtAGGAtatgaaagtactccagtctccagtcagtgagtaaataatatcatcatctaTAGTAGAGCATGTTGTTCTCTCCCATTTATTAATAGTGGTTgttttgatgaaattgtttgtgATAAGATGAAGGTCGTACCGGCGCCAGATGACCGATGCTTGTTGCAAATGCAGATGAGCAGCACAAGGGTGCAGAGCAGAGCCAGGCCGGCCAACACGGAGCGCGACCAATACAGCTGACCGTTGCTATGCACGGCTGGGTGCGGACGAAGTCCTGTCCCGTCAAAGCCCTTCTCGTCTGGTTCCACCACCACTGTTGCGTTTGGCTCTTCTaacaaaacacaaacagaaatatttgagattaaaaaatttgaaacagaactgacattataatgtaatattCCGATTCATTAAATTTGAGAGAAATATACAGTAGCTTACATATCCTATataagtgagcaatttctgtatttatatatctggttattttatactggttatttatgtttacggatctcgaaaacggctctaacgattttcacgaaatttggaacatagtaggtttatgatataaagattcgattgcactaggtctattctttggaaaactcgctgacgacattaaaaggataattcatccttggaaaacagatgataatttcgtcgtctctcgataagagaagatgcgtgtgcctgtgtgggagggagacagaattatttccagctgtgtaatcataatcaatcagcgagaaattgtatctagctagacaatttaatcaatttgatcaacataatctgatttgtcgaCATGACATGATGATCCTCCTGAAccagagtatatcataattttcaaagttgatcattatttgacaatttcaagtgattagtgagtgttattctgttattcaatttggtttgtatataatctaaattataattttctgtttgaacagaaaattgaacatgaattcaagtgtatggaacataacctactttctggactatttacatcgtataaatcaaaatcgggaaagaaacagttttgggctgtgcctggttagtacttccccaatcattttaaagaattgtgttcggtttatcaaatgtcaataaataaataacgagcgaagctcgatgtCCCGATATTATCCATTACACCACCAATGTTATGTTTGGCTCTTCTAAAAACACACCCACAAATATTTCAGATCAACACATAGAAAACAGAACTGAAATTACAAtgtaatattcaatttcattaatttaagaGAAATATAGTtgacataatatattattccacCAGAATACTGTTGTGTTTGGCTCTTCTAAAAAAACACACCTACAAATATTTCAGATTGCCACATTGAAAACGAACTGATTCCATTATTCAACAATACTAACTGATTCACTATTCCATTAAACTTGGGAGAAATAGCGTGGACATATATTCATAAAAGAATACACTTTTGAGTAGTATAATAATCGTATATAGTGATAAAACATCACGAATAGagtttaaaattgggtcattctttttgaaacacctaGTAAAATCCTTAACCCTTGCAAGGTATTCTACGTCACTTGAGTCATTCAGGACTAAGGTGAAGGAATGGTTGCTAgtaaagtaaaaagtaaattcgtatggcttttgttggtggggagtccctttcgggaaggtcccaccgcctga
Coding sequences within:
- the LOC120355407 gene encoding uncharacterized protein LOC120355407 — translated: MLNCRPSLWELRPISARYSPAKHRKSQTQQWWWNQTRRALTGQDFVRTQPCIATVSCIGRAPCWPAWLCSAPLCCSSAFATSIGHLAPVRPSSYHKQFHQNNHY